Genomic window (Leptospira barantonii):
TCGGCAATTCCGTCGAATTGCGTAAGGGAGAATCCCCCAAATTCGGCCGATCGTCGGGGATTCTGCGCTCTTCGGCGCTCCACTTTCTTTAAAAAAAGAATCTTTTGAAACCGCGTTCAGTCTAAACTACGAGTTCGGGAACCGGCTGATCGGGAATCGGGTTGACCCCTGATTTTTTACCAAAAGCATTGTTCTCGGAACGAAGTTCCTTTTTTTTTGGTCAATGGATCGTGTACTTTAGAGCCGTTCAGAACAATCTTCTCAAAGGCCGCTTCGGCGTATTGAGCCTCATTTCCTTTTTGGGTTTCAACCTTTCCCTTTCCGCCGAAACGTTATCCGGTTCTTGGTTTTCCGAAATTCAAAAATCCGTGAGCGAAGGGGTTTCCAGCGGTGCCTTCGATTGGACGACCGGTTTTGTTCTGATCACCGGCGGTGTTCTCGCAAGTCTTTTGCCCTGCGTTTATCCTTTGTATCCGATCACCGTAGGAATCGTAAGAGCGAGAGGAGAGGGTTCTCCTAAAATTCTTCACCCCGCGATTTATTATCTCGGTTTGGTTGCAGTGTATGCTTCGTTCGGATTGATCGCCGGTTTTTCGGGAGGAGCGTTTAACGTGATTCTCCGTTATCCGATCGTAAATCTCGGACTTTCCGTTCTTATCTTTTTATTGGCCCTCGGTTCTCTCGATCTCATTCATCTTCCATTTTTCCAATCCAAAGAAGTCAGAACCGCACAAGGATGCGGCGGAACCTTCCTATTAGGAATGGGCGCCGGGCTTCTTTCTTCTCCTTGTGTCGGGCCCGTTGTGGTCGCGATTCTTTTGCAGATCACCGCGGGTTCGGGAGCGATCACGATCGGTTCGGTGGTCCTCGCTTCGTTTAAGATGTTTTTATTCGGAGTCGGTTTGGGTTTTCCGTTTTTGATGATCGGAGTTTTCGGTTTGAGTCTGCCCAAGTCCGGTAAATGGATGCGTTGGATTCAATGGGCGCTCGGAGTTTTCGTATTATATTTTTCTTATACGTATTTTCAAAAGTCCCTTGCCGGTTGGGGAATCTCCGATTCTTCGATTCCTCTCGTTGCATTCGGAATTCTTTTTCTGATTCTTTGTTTATACTTTTTTCTTCCGGAAGAATGGAACCGCTACGTAAGAATGAAGAAGGCTTTGTTTCTCAGCGGGGTCGTTTTATCCGCAACGGCGCTTCTGGTTCTTTTGGTTCCGAATTTCGGCGGAATCAATTCCGTATCCGCGACCGAAACGGAAACGGAAACGAAGGGAAATCTTTCCTGGTTTAGAACTCCGGGTAAGGCGTACACGGAAGGTCAGGACACGGGTAAAAAAGTTTTTATCGATTTTTATGCGGACTGGTGTACGAACTGCAAGGCTTTTGAAGAACTCACTCAAAACGATTCCGCTTTGAACGAGGCGTTGAAAGGCGCGGTTCTTTTAAAGGTCAAGGACAACGATCCGATCTTCGAGACCTATGCGAGAGATCCCCGTTTTGAAGAACTTAAGATCGGCCTTCCTTTTTTTGTGATCCTCGACGCGGATGGAAATCTGTTGTATAAGAATACGGATTATCAGGACACAACCACGATGATCCGCACTTTAAAAGGATTACCATAAAAAAATCCGCAGTCGACGATCGCCGATTTGCGGATTTTCAAATTCTACATTCAAAAATTTGAATGTTTTTACGCGGCCGCTCCTTCTTTTTCCCAAAGTCTACCCTTGATCAAAAAGATCGCCCCGATTACGATGATCGCAACGGATACCCATTGTGATTGGGAAAACCCGTGCCAGTAATACTGATTTAAGAAAGCCGGATTTTGTTCCGCGTTCGGAATGTTTACGATCGAAGGAGGATCGATAAACGGGAACACCGCTTTGTTGACTCTCAAAAATTCCACCATCAATCTCGCGAACCCGTGAAGAATCAAATACTGAGCGCCGATGGAAAACTTTTTAAAGTTCTGATCCTTTGCCCAATACTGGAAGTAAAGAAAGAATAAAAACGAAATGATGGATTCGATGAGAGGAGTGTTCCAAACGGGAACCCCGGACGGATGCGCTCCGTGATAATCGAAAACCAAAAGAGGAATTCTCATCTCGGTCGCAAAGCCGTAACAACCGTCGCCCGAAACCCAACAACCCAACCTTCCGATCGCGTAACCGATCGCCATACTCGGAACCGCGGCGTCGAGATACGAAGGAATGTCGCGGTTGAAATACTTCATATAAAGAACGATAAAAAGAATTCCGAAAAGAAATCCTCCGTAGAAAACAAGACCGCTTCCCGAAAACAAATTGTCCCAAAGAGCCATTCTTCCCGGAAAACCGTACCAATGTGTGAGAGGATATAAATACTTTCCGTCGAAGCCCGGAGTTTCCACGAAGATCTGATCCCAGATTTCGAATACAAAAAAGATTTTCGCGCCGACCAAGGTTCCGAGGATTCCCAAAAGAAGAAGCCAATCCGAATCTTCCGGCACGAGACCTCTTCGTTTTAATTCTTTAGGAAGAAGATAAGAAGCGGCTAAAAAACCCAACATCATCAGGATGCTGAACGTGGACGGTCCGTCCCAATTGAAGAATTGTTTGAGAAACGGCACTGGAATTCTATCGATCATAGTGTAACCAATTCTCTCGATCGTAGGATTGGATCAACCCATTATCCTTTTTTTGAAAAAGACAAAGGGAGTTTCAAGATTCGAAAATGAGAATTCTTTTTAAAGATCGAGAGGAACGATCGAAGCGGTGTGGAGGTCGTTCATTCGATGTTGATGAACTCGGCCGGATCCAACGGTGG
Coding sequences:
- a CDS encoding protein-disulfide reductase DsbD family protein, translating into MYFRAVQNNLLKGRFGVLSLISFLGFNLSLSAETLSGSWFSEIQKSVSEGVSSGAFDWTTGFVLITGGVLASLLPCVYPLYPITVGIVRARGEGSPKILHPAIYYLGLVAVYASFGLIAGFSGGAFNVILRYPIVNLGLSVLIFLLALGSLDLIHLPFFQSKEVRTAQGCGGTFLLGMGAGLLSSPCVGPVVVAILLQITAGSGAITIGSVVLASFKMFLFGVGLGFPFLMIGVFGLSLPKSGKWMRWIQWALGVFVLYFSYTYFQKSLAGWGISDSSIPLVAFGILFLILCLYFFLPEEWNRYVRMKKALFLSGVVLSATALLVLLVPNFGGINSVSATETETETKGNLSWFRTPGKAYTEGQDTGKKVFIDFYADWCTNCKAFEELTQNDSALNEALKGAVLLKVKDNDPIFETYARDPRFEELKIGLPFFVILDADGNLLYKNTDYQDTTTMIRTLKGLP
- a CDS encoding prolipoprotein diacylglyceryl transferase: MIDRIPVPFLKQFFNWDGPSTFSILMMLGFLAASYLLPKELKRRGLVPEDSDWLLLLGILGTLVGAKIFFVFEIWDQIFVETPGFDGKYLYPLTHWYGFPGRMALWDNLFSGSGLVFYGGFLFGILFIVLYMKYFNRDIPSYLDAAVPSMAIGYAIGRLGCWVSGDGCYGFATEMRIPLLVFDYHGAHPSGVPVWNTPLIESIISFLFFLYFQYWAKDQNFKKFSIGAQYLILHGFARLMVEFLRVNKAVFPFIDPPSIVNIPNAEQNPAFLNQYYWHGFSQSQWVSVAIIVIGAIFLIKGRLWEKEGAAA